The Tatumella ptyseos genome segment AGCACAGTTATCTGAGGCGATAACGGACATATGCACTGGCTGAATATGTGCAGCGGTCGCTTGCTGTTCAGGCTCTGCAGGCTGGTGGCTCGAGCAACCAGCCAATAACATTACGGTAGCCGCAATCAGTGAGGAAACAACTTTCATTCGGTAAGCTCCAGGGACGATAGGCAAGAGCTTGAAAATATGTCAGAGTTATCGCGAATAATCGAG includes the following:
- a CDS encoding putative hemolysin, whose amino-acid sequence is MKVVSSLIAATVMLLAGCSSHQPAEPEQQATAAHIQPVHMSVIASDNCAMAGGSLAYARQLDGSRVGMCQLVNGKRCSETALMSGHCAR